A single genomic interval of Chitinophaga sp. 180180018-3 harbors:
- a CDS encoding response regulator, translated as MENKPLILLVDDNEEILSFIADDLEDKYTVITAQNGAEALELLRDQPVQLVISDVMMPVMDGFELCHIIKSGFESSHVPVILLTARNTLQSKIEGLELGADAYVEKPFSPEFLQAQIASLLNNRHKVKSYYANSPLVHLRSIAHTSADEQFLEKLQELIHQHLTNIDLDVEQLADLMNMSRPTFYRKIKAISDLTPHELINLARLKKAATLLSTGSYKINEVADMCGFASLTNFGKNFQKQFGMLPSRYVAQIQKH; from the coding sequence ATGGAAAACAAACCACTGATATTGCTGGTAGACGATAATGAAGAGATACTTTCATTTATTGCCGATGATCTGGAAGATAAGTACACGGTGATTACCGCGCAGAATGGGGCTGAAGCCTTGGAGTTGCTGCGGGACCAACCGGTACAACTCGTGATCAGTGATGTAATGATGCCTGTAATGGATGGTTTTGAGCTATGCCATATTATTAAATCCGGCTTTGAATCGAGCCATGTTCCTGTCATTTTGCTGACGGCCCGCAATACCCTTCAGTCAAAAATAGAAGGACTGGAACTCGGTGCAGATGCTTATGTGGAAAAACCATTCTCACCTGAATTCCTGCAGGCGCAGATCGCCAGTTTACTCAATAACCGTCATAAGGTAAAATCTTACTACGCCAACTCTCCGTTGGTACATCTCCGTAGTATTGCCCACACCAGTGCAGATGAACAGTTCCTGGAGAAACTACAGGAGCTGATCCATCAGCATCTTACCAATATAGATCTGGATGTGGAACAGCTCGCAGACCTGATGAATATGAGCAGGCCCACCTTCTACCGGAAAATAAAAGCCATATCAGATCTGACGCCTCATGAGCTGATCAACCTGGCGCGACTTAAGAAAGCAGCTACGTTGCTATCCACCGGCTCCTACAAAATCAACGAAGTAGCCGATATGTGCGGCTTTGCATCCCTGACTAATTTTGGAAAGAACTTTCAGAAACAATTCGGCATGCTGCCTTCCCGGTATGTAGCGCAAATTCAAAAACATTAA
- a CDS encoding cation:proton antiporter, translated as MHLPSLIIDLALILGAAGIITLLFKRLKQPMVLGYIIAGFLVGPNFHLFPTIGDSEGIKTWSEIGVIFLLFSLGLEFSFKKLMRVGGTAVITAFVEISFITIASYFTGQLMGWGFMDSLFLGGLLASSSTTIIIRAFEELGIKKKPFTKIVFGVLVIEDIVVILMMVLLSTMAVSREFEGTEMLFTIGKLMFFLAVWFLAGIFLLPTFLRKIERYMNGETLLILSIALCLGMVILATKVGFSAELGAFIMGSIIAETTSSEKVEHLIQPVKDLFGAIFFVSVGMLINPEMIIEYRWPVLWITLLTLGGKFFSTTVGALISGQPLKQSVQVGMSMAQVGEFAFIIATLGLSLGVTSSFLFPVAVGVSAVTTFTTPYMIKFSVPLYNRLEKLIPASLMNTLNRYSASSQTLQAESDWRNVLRSYVKVIVLNAVIMLAIILLDTYYIGPFILKYISSPFLARVLCVIAGIALMSPFIWALMVQKISSNSYKALWLDSKYNHGPLVVVEVARNVVAVLLVGFLVKQYFPFWQALLGTAIILGCVLLVLRSQLQKYYQRIESRFLTNLNAREVADAASRKAAAADLVPWDAQVSEIEIDPWSSLVDKPLIDLQLREKYGINVGAIRRGNVTIYAPTRDEKLYPHDILTAIGTEEQLEEFNRVVNTLKIERSDDVADENVGLTSIVVDEHNGLKGQTIRQSGIREKTQALVVGIARGGEKILNPASDTIFEWEDVVWLVGNRKKIVEFSANK; from the coding sequence ATGCATCTACCATCATTGATCATTGACCTGGCATTAATTTTAGGAGCGGCGGGAATCATTACGTTATTATTCAAGCGGCTGAAACAGCCTATGGTGCTTGGTTATATCATAGCGGGCTTCCTCGTGGGTCCTAACTTCCATCTATTTCCCACTATCGGTGACTCGGAGGGCATAAAAACCTGGTCTGAGATCGGTGTTATTTTTCTATTATTTTCCCTGGGGCTGGAATTCAGCTTCAAGAAGCTGATGCGTGTAGGAGGTACTGCCGTTATCACGGCTTTTGTGGAGATCTCGTTTATTACCATTGCCAGTTATTTTACCGGACAGCTGATGGGCTGGGGCTTTATGGACAGTCTTTTCCTGGGTGGGCTGCTGGCCAGTTCTTCCACCACTATTATCATCCGTGCGTTTGAAGAATTGGGCATCAAGAAAAAACCATTTACAAAAATTGTATTTGGTGTATTGGTAATAGAAGACATCGTGGTGATCCTCATGATGGTGTTACTATCTACTATGGCCGTCAGCCGGGAGTTTGAAGGTACCGAAATGTTATTCACCATCGGCAAACTGATGTTCTTCCTTGCGGTATGGTTTCTGGCAGGCATCTTCCTGCTGCCCACCTTCCTTCGTAAAATAGAGCGGTACATGAATGGAGAAACCCTGTTGATACTGAGTATTGCGCTTTGCCTTGGTATGGTGATACTGGCCACAAAAGTGGGTTTCTCAGCAGAGTTAGGCGCTTTCATTATGGGTTCCATTATTGCCGAAACCACTTCTTCAGAAAAAGTGGAACATTTGATCCAGCCTGTAAAAGATCTTTTCGGAGCCATCTTCTTTGTGTCCGTTGGTATGCTGATCAATCCCGAGATGATCATCGAATATCGCTGGCCGGTGTTATGGATTACGTTGCTGACGCTCGGAGGCAAATTCTTCAGCACTACCGTTGGTGCACTGATATCCGGTCAGCCGTTGAAACAATCGGTACAGGTGGGTATGAGTATGGCGCAGGTAGGTGAGTTTGCCTTTATTATTGCCACGCTGGGGTTATCGCTTGGTGTTACCAGCAGCTTCCTTTTCCCGGTAGCCGTGGGAGTTTCCGCCGTTACTACTTTCACCACGCCGTATATGATTAAATTTTCCGTGCCGTTGTACAACCGGCTGGAAAAGCTCATCCCTGCATCTTTAATGAACACCCTGAACCGCTACAGTGCCAGTTCTCAGACCCTGCAGGCGGAAAGCGACTGGCGCAATGTATTACGCAGCTATGTAAAGGTAATTGTATTGAATGCGGTGATTATGTTGGCCATTATCCTGTTAGACACGTACTACATAGGGCCTTTTATATTGAAATACATCAGTAGTCCATTCCTTGCGCGTGTCTTGTGTGTGATAGCAGGGATTGCGCTGATGTCGCCCTTTATCTGGGCGTTGATGGTGCAGAAAATCTCCAGCAACTCTTACAAGGCATTATGGCTCGATTCCAAATATAACCACGGCCCGCTGGTGGTAGTGGAAGTGGCGCGCAACGTGGTAGCCGTGCTGCTGGTGGGTTTCCTCGTAAAACAGTATTTCCCGTTCTGGCAGGCATTATTGGGTACAGCTATCATCCTGGGCTGCGTGCTGCTGGTGCTTCGCTCGCAGTTGCAAAAATATTATCAGCGTATAGAAAGCCGTTTTCTCACCAACCTGAATGCCCGGGAAGTAGCAGATGCAGCGTCCCGTAAAGCAGCAGCAGCGGACCTCGTGCCCTGGGATGCACAGGTATCGGAAATAGAAATAGATCCGTGGTCCAGCCTCGTCGACAAGCCCCTGATCGATTTGCAGCTGCGTGAAAAATATGGTATCAACGTCGGCGCCATCAGGCGTGGCAATGTGACTATTTACGCTCCTACCCGCGATGAAAAGCTCTATCCGCACGATATTCTTACTGCCATTGGTACAGAAGAGCAACTGGAAGAATTCAACCGCGTTGTCAATACCCTGAAAATCGAAAGGAGCGATGATGTAGCGGATGAAAATGTAGGTCTTACCAGCATCGTAGTAGATGAGCACAACGGACTCAAAGGCCAGACCATACGCCAGTCGGGCATCCGCGAAAAAACCCAGGCGCTGGTGGTAGGCATTGCACGTGGTGGCGAAAAAATATTAAACCCTGCTTCAGACACTATATTCGAGTGGGAAGATGTGGTTTGGCTGGTAGGGAACAGGAAGAAGATAGTGGAGTTTTCAGCGAATAAATAA
- the acnA gene encoding aconitate hydratase AcnA, with the protein MQPRIASLAKLEKEGKQISRLPFSIRILLENVLRNHDNFAITDEHLNTLINWNPAGTDKEIPFKPARVLMQDFTGVAAVVDIASIRAEVIRKGRDGAKINPAIPVDLVVDHSVQVDFFGTDYSYTKNVAYEYERNKERYQLLKWAQQAFDNFTVVPPGMGICHQVNLEYLAQGVITRDGWEFPDTLVGTDSHTPMVNGIGVLGWGVGGIEAEAAILGQPIYFTCPQVIGLKLSGKLGEGVTATDMVLAITQLLRKYGVVDKFVEVFGDGLDHLSVPDRATISNMSPEFGCTVTYFPIDSQTLQYMHRTNRSAADIARVESYCRENMLWRHGTEEITYSDILELDLNTILPAVAGPKRPQDRILVRDLHNEFETLLNKEFKRMYTPEGKRRDTAWLSEGGSGTAFTYEIQKHGDDVAAVELDYLKSVRIKLKNEEYVLSDGAITIAAITSCTNTSNPSVMIGAGLVAKKAISRGLTVKPWVKTSLAPGSRVVTEYLKRSGLLTELEALRFHIVGYGCTSCIGNSGPLPPAIAEAVDKGNLIVASVLSGNRNFEARVHPQVKMNFLASPMLVVAYAIAGRIDVDMLTAPLGYDPNGEPVYLRDIWPTQEEITEAVSAAVKQADFEKTYKVIFDGDDQWRGLLAPTGKDYHWSQESTYIREAPFFKGLPDAPEAMQDIKNARVLLKLGDSVTTDHISPAGSFKADTPAGKYLLDRGIDPRLFNSYGSRRGNHEVMIRGTFANVRIKNELSPKEGGFTTIIPTGTVLPIYDAAQQYAANKVLLIILAGKEYGSGSSRDWAAKGTNLLGVKAVIAESYERIHRSNLVGMGVLPLQYVGGENAASLGLSGTESYSVSDIASDMTPGKLLTVTAISDGGASKTFQVKCRLDSAIEIEYYRNGGILQYVLRAFLKITN; encoded by the coding sequence ATGCAGCCACGTATAGCTTCACTCGCCAAACTGGAAAAGGAAGGAAAACAGATCTCCCGGTTGCCTTTTTCCATCAGGATTCTACTGGAAAATGTATTAAGGAACCACGACAATTTCGCAATTACCGACGAACATCTCAACACACTGATTAACTGGAACCCCGCAGGAACGGATAAGGAGATTCCTTTTAAGCCAGCCCGTGTGCTGATGCAGGATTTTACAGGTGTAGCTGCAGTAGTGGATATTGCTTCGATTCGTGCGGAGGTCATCCGCAAGGGAAGGGATGGTGCTAAGATCAATCCCGCTATCCCCGTGGATCTGGTGGTAGACCACTCCGTACAGGTGGATTTTTTTGGTACGGATTATTCTTACACCAAAAACGTGGCTTACGAATATGAACGCAACAAAGAGCGTTATCAGCTGCTGAAATGGGCCCAGCAGGCATTTGATAATTTCACCGTAGTGCCGCCGGGAATGGGCATCTGCCACCAGGTAAACCTGGAATACCTGGCTCAGGGCGTGATTACCCGTGACGGATGGGAGTTTCCGGATACCCTTGTAGGAACGGATTCGCATACGCCAATGGTGAATGGTATAGGTGTATTGGGATGGGGGGTAGGAGGTATAGAAGCGGAAGCCGCTATACTCGGGCAACCGATTTACTTTACCTGTCCACAGGTGATTGGTCTTAAACTCAGCGGCAAACTGGGAGAAGGCGTTACCGCTACGGATATGGTGCTCGCCATTACGCAGCTGTTGCGTAAATACGGGGTGGTCGACAAATTTGTAGAAGTATTCGGTGATGGATTGGATCATCTCTCTGTTCCCGACAGGGCAACGATCTCGAATATGTCGCCCGAATTTGGCTGTACGGTTACTTATTTCCCGATCGACAGTCAGACCCTGCAATACATGCATCGTACCAATCGCTCTGCCGCCGACATTGCCCGGGTAGAATCGTATTGTAGGGAAAATATGCTTTGGCGTCATGGAACGGAAGAAATCACCTATTCCGATATACTGGAGCTGGATCTGAATACGATACTGCCTGCTGTGGCCGGACCTAAGCGTCCGCAGGACCGCATCCTGGTGCGGGATCTGCACAATGAATTTGAAACGTTGCTGAACAAGGAATTCAAGCGCATGTATACACCGGAAGGTAAGCGCCGTGATACTGCCTGGCTTTCCGAAGGAGGATCAGGTACGGCATTTACTTACGAAATACAGAAACATGGAGATGATGTAGCGGCGGTGGAACTGGACTATCTGAAATCTGTCAGAATTAAATTAAAGAATGAAGAATATGTGCTGAGCGATGGTGCTATTACGATAGCTGCCATCACCAGTTGTACCAATACATCCAATCCCAGCGTAATGATAGGGGCCGGACTGGTGGCGAAGAAAGCAATCAGTCGTGGCCTGACCGTCAAGCCCTGGGTGAAAACCAGTCTGGCTCCGGGTTCCCGCGTAGTAACGGAATATCTGAAACGTTCCGGATTGCTGACGGAACTGGAAGCACTGCGTTTCCATATTGTGGGCTACGGCTGCACTTCCTGTATTGGTAACAGTGGCCCGCTGCCTCCGGCCATTGCAGAAGCGGTAGATAAAGGCAATCTTATTGTGGCATCCGTATTATCGGGTAACCGCAACTTTGAAGCAAGGGTGCATCCACAGGTGAAAATGAACTTCCTTGCTTCGCCCATGCTGGTGGTAGCATACGCTATTGCCGGCCGTATCGATGTAGATATGCTCACAGCGCCGCTGGGTTATGATCCGAACGGAGAACCCGTGTACCTGCGCGATATCTGGCCTACCCAGGAAGAAATCACTGAAGCAGTGTCGGCTGCCGTAAAACAGGCTGATTTTGAGAAAACCTACAAAGTGATTTTTGATGGCGATGATCAGTGGCGTGGATTGCTGGCGCCAACCGGAAAAGATTACCATTGGAGCCAGGAGTCGACCTACATACGCGAAGCGCCTTTCTTTAAAGGATTGCCTGATGCGCCGGAGGCCATGCAGGATATAAAAAATGCACGGGTATTGTTGAAACTGGGCGACTCTGTTACTACCGATCATATTTCTCCGGCCGGCTCTTTCAAAGCGGATACGCCGGCGGGCAAATATCTGCTCGACAGAGGTATTGATCCCCGCTTGTTCAACTCATATGGTTCCCGCCGGGGCAACCACGAAGTAATGATCCGTGGTACCTTCGCCAACGTACGCATCAAAAATGAGCTGTCGCCCAAGGAAGGTGGTTTTACCACCATCATTCCCACCGGCACCGTATTGCCCATCTATGATGCTGCACAGCAATATGCCGCCAACAAAGTGCTGCTGATTATTCTGGCTGGCAAGGAATACGGCAGTGGTTCATCGCGCGACTGGGCCGCCAAAGGCACCAATCTGCTGGGTGTAAAAGCTGTTATTGCCGAAAGCTATGAACGTATACACCGCAGCAACCTTGTTGGAATGGGCGTGTTACCATTGCAATATGTAGGCGGTGAAAACGCAGCATCCCTGGGCCTTTCCGGCACAGAGTCCTATTCTGTCAGCGATATCGCCAGCGATATGACGCCCGGTAAGCTGCTAACGGTAACGGCTATATCAGATGGCGGCGCTTCCAAAACATTCCAGGTAAAGTGCAGACTGGACTCAGCGATTGAAATAGAGTATTACAGAAATGGAGGGATATTGCAGTATGTGCTGAGAGCATTCCTTAAAATTACGAATTAA